A part of Streptomyces sp. NBC_01451 genomic DNA contains:
- a CDS encoding serine/threonine-protein kinase, with translation MSEADRGTGRRVVDGRFELEARLGGGGMGTVWRARDVVLHRLVAVKEVRPPDRDLAEYDPEGARMLRERVLREARALARIDHPNVVTIHHIVDGGEGTYPWIVMELVSGGSLADRLARAPMAPAEAARTGRGVLAALAAAHEAGIEHRDVKPANVLLRPDGRPVLTDFGIAAIREATSLTATGSIIGTADFMAPERISGHEGGAASDLWSLAMMLYTAVEGHHPLRRGTTLATLAAVLHEDVPPPVRAGALGEVLMSVLVRDPAARPSAAVLDRRLAEAESAPAGSTASWEEPTSYPLGPPSAPAAQPDPLTSAAPAGFVASGGYPVAPAAPGLPAPASTPADAVPAAVPAGFGPPPVLPGPITLRPATAPAPAARRRGPGLRGLSVVSGTSLAAVLLWWLLPLGGDSGDRGAGASTSTPAPQPTVSQTSTAPAAQRSEAARTTTLLTPDGIRTVIKAFESETGRNRFCDFTVYEEYAIARLMVNGSDTKYDSYTYRPGEGVQKDIIKGSLLGGDRPIGLDAFDWDKVPALLKEADRKLNVDDPENRYLMVRLPNDLRDSPAGMAVYLTGDYGSGFLEADTKGRVTRVLPAQD, from the coding sequence ATGAGTGAGGCAGACAGAGGCACCGGGCGGCGGGTCGTCGACGGGCGCTTCGAGTTGGAGGCGCGTCTCGGCGGAGGCGGGATGGGGACCGTCTGGCGGGCCAGGGACGTGGTGCTCCACAGGCTGGTGGCGGTCAAGGAGGTCCGCCCGCCCGACCGGGACCTGGCCGAGTACGACCCCGAGGGCGCGCGCATGCTGCGTGAGCGGGTGCTGCGTGAGGCCAGGGCCCTGGCCCGGATCGACCATCCGAACGTCGTCACCATCCACCACATCGTCGACGGCGGTGAGGGCACCTACCCGTGGATCGTGATGGAACTGGTCAGCGGGGGTTCGCTGGCCGACCGGCTGGCCCGGGCGCCGATGGCTCCGGCCGAGGCGGCGCGGACCGGCCGGGGCGTGCTGGCCGCGCTCGCCGCGGCGCACGAGGCCGGTATCGAGCACCGGGACGTCAAGCCCGCCAACGTACTCCTGCGGCCGGACGGGCGTCCGGTGCTCACCGACTTCGGCATCGCCGCGATCCGCGAGGCGACCAGCCTCACCGCCACGGGCTCCATCATCGGTACGGCCGACTTCATGGCACCCGAGCGCATCTCGGGGCACGAGGGCGGAGCCGCCTCCGACCTGTGGTCGCTGGCGATGATGCTGTACACCGCCGTGGAGGGCCACCATCCGCTGCGCCGGGGCACCACCCTGGCCACCCTCGCCGCGGTCCTCCACGAGGACGTGCCGCCTCCGGTGCGGGCCGGCGCCCTCGGCGAGGTCCTGATGAGCGTCCTCGTGCGGGACCCGGCGGCGCGGCCGTCCGCAGCGGTACTGGACCGGAGGCTGGCCGAGGCCGAATCGGCTCCGGCCGGTTCCACGGCCTCGTGGGAAGAGCCCACCTCCTACCCGCTGGGCCCGCCGTCCGCCCCCGCGGCACAACCGGATCCGCTCACCTCCGCCGCGCCCGCCGGGTTCGTCGCGTCCGGCGGGTACCCGGTCGCGCCGGCTGCTCCTGGGCTCCCCGCCCCTGCCTCCACCCCCGCCGACGCGGTCCCCGCGGCCGTTCCGGCCGGGTTCGGGCCGCCGCCGGTCCTCCCCGGGCCGATCACGCTCCGGCCGGCGACCGCACCGGCACCGGCGGCACGCCGACGCGGCCCCGGCCTCAGGGGTCTGTCCGTCGTCTCGGGAACCTCGCTCGCCGCCGTCCTCCTGTGGTGGCTGCTGCCTCTCGGAGGCGACTCGGGTGACAGGGGCGCGGGCGCCTCGACGTCCACACCGGCCCCGCAGCCGACCGTGTCGCAGACCTCGACCGCCCCGGCGGCCCAGCGGTCCGAGGCGGCCCGAACCACCACGCTGCTCACCCCGGACGGCATCCGCACCGTCATCAAGGCGTTCGAGAGCGAGACCGGCCGGAACAGGTTCTGCGACTTCACCGTGTACGAGGAGTACGCCATCGCCCGGTTGATGGTCAACGGCAGCGACACCAAGTACGACTCCTACACCTACCGCCCGGGCGAGGGCGTCCAGAAAGACATCATCAAGGGTTCTCTCCTCGGCGGCGACCGGCCGATCGGTCTCGACGCCTTCGACTGGGACAAGGTCCCCGCGCTCCTGAAGGAGGCGGACAGGAAGCTGAACGTCGACGATCCCGAGAACCGCTACCTGATGGTGAGGCTGCCCAACGACCTCCGGGACTCGCCAGCCGGCATGGCCGTCTACCTGACCGGCGACTACGGCTCCGGCTTTCTGGAGGCGGACACCAAGGGCAGGGTGACCAGGGTGTTGCCCGCCCAGGACTGA
- a CDS encoding PhzF family phenazine biosynthesis protein, translated as MTTNTPRPEVLRYTAFSTSPDGGNPAGVVLDATALDDGDMLAIAADLGYSESAFLTAPPEDVGGEEGRAYTIRYFSPRAEVPFCGHATVATAVALAERRGPGELVFATRAGTVPVLVAEEGGTLRATLTSVEPKIEEVTDTDLTEALAALDWPAADLDPAFPPRIAFAGARHLVLAAATRARLADLAYDFERLETLMHRLDLTTVQLVWRESATVFHVRDPFPVGGVVEDPATGAAAAAFGAYARDLGLVPEDTVLTLRQGEDLGRPGELTVTLRAGDPCVRVGGAGTRIG; from the coding sequence ATGACGACGAACACGCCGAGGCCCGAGGTGTTGCGCTACACCGCCTTCTCCACCTCCCCCGACGGCGGAAACCCCGCCGGCGTCGTACTGGACGCCACCGCACTGGACGACGGCGACATGCTGGCCATCGCCGCCGACCTCGGATACTCGGAGTCCGCGTTCCTGACCGCGCCGCCGGAGGACGTGGGTGGCGAGGAGGGCAGGGCGTACACCATCCGCTACTTCAGCCCCAGGGCCGAGGTGCCGTTCTGCGGGCACGCGACCGTGGCGACCGCCGTCGCCCTCGCCGAGCGCCGGGGCCCCGGTGAGCTGGTGTTCGCGACGCGCGCCGGCACCGTGCCGGTGCTGGTGGCCGAGGAGGGCGGCACGCTCCGCGCCACGCTCACCAGTGTCGAGCCGAAGATCGAGGAGGTCACCGACACCGACCTCACGGAGGCACTGGCCGCGCTCGACTGGCCGGCCGCCGATCTCGACCCGGCCTTCCCGCCCCGTATCGCCTTCGCCGGCGCCCGCCATCTCGTGCTCGCGGCGGCCACGCGCGCCCGCCTCGCGGATCTCGCGTACGACTTCGAGCGTCTCGAAACCCTGATGCACCGCCTGGACCTGACCACGGTCCAGTTGGTGTGGCGGGAGTCGGCCACCGTCTTCCACGTCCGTGACCCGTTCCCCGTCGGCGGCGTCGTCGAGGACCCGGCGACCGGCGCGGCAGCCGCCGCGTTCGGGGCGTACGCCCGTGACCTCGGCCTGGTCCCCGAGGACACCGTTCTCACCCTGCGCCAGGGCGAGGACCTGGGCCGCCCCGGCGAACTCACGGTGACACTGCGCGCGGGCGACCCGTGTGTCCGGGTCGGCGGCGCGGGAACGCGCATCGGCTGA